AGGATTTGTACATCTGCTCAATGCTTGATTGAACGCTTTAAGCCTACAATTTTATGGAAGTAGTTGAAGAGCGCATCTCTTGGAGGAAGACGCTCTTTGATGAGAGGGATTTCAGTGAAGTTCTGAGCCCATTCAAGAAGAGATGGGAACTTCTCAGCATCAACCAGTTTCATACCTCCAACTTCTTCCATAATATCCAGACAGAGGGGAATCCAACCCATTGCTAGATCTAAATAACCTATCTTGTCTTCTCCACTGAAGAATTTCTTCCCTTGAATCAGCTTCTCGAGAAACCCTAATGATTCTTGTGCAGACTTCATggccttctccttttcttctccctctttCCAGGCAGCCGTAAAAGCTTCCATCAGACACTGCCCTTGCAATAACAGTGACATGAAACTTCTTTAGCAGGCAAAATTCCCAAGATAAAGATACAAATGGTGTGAATATATACGAGGAGGATATAGATTCAATCCCCCTTTAATTctgtgagaaaattaaaaaaaaaatctaaattcatgTCATATATATGTAATGAATGTAGGAAgcaaactataaaataaacgGATGATCTTAGCTCATGCCATTGTATACACATACCTTCTCTTCAGTAAATTTAGCCCAAAAGTGAGCCATGGCTCTCTGATACGAATCTTGAGGCAGCAAGTTATTATCACTCCATGTCTCATCGATGTATTGAAGGATGACGAGTGACTCAGCAATTGGTC
The sequence above is drawn from the Populus alba chromosome 15, ASM523922v2, whole genome shotgun sequence genome and encodes:
- the LOC118037365 gene encoding probable glutathione S-transferase, whose amino-acid sequence is MAGAVKLIGSYTSLFCTRVEWALKLKGVQYEYVEDDVFNKSPLLLKHNPVHKKVPVLVHDDRPIAESLVILQYIDETWSDNNLLPQDSYQRAMAHFWAKFTEEKCLMEAFTAAWKEGEEKEKAMKSAQESLGFLEKLIQGKKFFSGEDKIGYLDLAMGWIPLCLDIMEEVGGMKLVDAEKFPSLLEWAQNFTEIPLIKERLPPRDALFNYFHKIVGLKRSIKH